The following is a genomic window from Pyricularia oryzae 70-15 chromosome 5, whole genome shotgun sequence.
tgctggttttggttttgttgaTTGTGGTAGTGGTAGTGGTGTTGCCAAACTGGCAACTGTGGTTGTggtggttgttgttcttCGTGAGGCAGTCCAGAACTGTCTTGCCACTGCGGTGGAGACGTTGCTGTATTCGTCGTAGGTAGTCGGAAGTCGAGTCGATGGTGGTGGACTCCTGTCGAGCCTCCCAGCCGAGACGGCTGCTCCTGCTGCGTCGTCATAGGAAATGTTTAGGCGGGGAATTGCCTGTTGTATTTGTACATTAAGGTTCTGTCATATGGTAAATTGACAGTAGATATAAGGCAGGAAGGTTTAGGCCAAGTCAGGCAACGGAAAGTAAGTAAGGCAGGGAGTAGGGAGGAGACGTCGAGGCCCGACTGAGATCAAGTTAGACGATGTCACGCCGAGTCGCGTATCTTATGCGTCGAAATGACTGCGCGTTTAATGAAATGTATGTTGTTGGCGAAGGTAATTGCAACTGTAGCTAGGGTAGAGTACTGGGTATGAGTGAAACCTGGTAGGCTTTCTTGCCGGTCAGACGAAGCCGTCCCTTGTGTAATTAAGGACGATGTTTTGGGAAGCGCATAACGAAGGAAGAaacgaaaaaagaaacttaTTGAAGCCGAGGCGTACATGGGGCAGGACAAAAGCGGTAGGTACAACATACCTTGCACATTCGCGAGTGGCCGCAGCCAAATCTCCAAATTCAGGCAGGGCCTGACTGGGCTAGGAACTCTTTGCACTGCAATGCAAATGCAATGCAATGCAATCCAGTGGAGCTATGATGACTGTTTTTGTCTGCCTAACCAACCTTTTTTTCGTCAATCTTGGTGATCAACTGCCCAATCTTACCTAGATTACTTTGTGCACAAGCTGGCAAGAGAAAGGAAAGCCAGCACTAGCTCCAGAGGTCAAGCGATTACCGTATGTAATGCAGGTAAAGTCCCTTGGGCTAGCGGCTCGGCAGACTTGTCTTGGCGCCGTTGCTATCAACGATGAAAATAAGGGCAGTTCACCTCGCCAATAAAGTTTGGCGGTGGGTTGGGGGAGCACGGGCAAGGCGAAACAGGGTCAAAGTGTATCTTTTACgacttttgtttgtttgtcctCTCTCTTATATGTTGGAGAAGTTGTGGTGCTCGACGTTATGTAGATTGTTTCGTGGTGGTAATCAAACGATAAATCCAGAAAACAAGGGAGGCTTGGCCTTGACTGAAGCAACGAAGAAGAAAGTGACTTCGTTGCACAAGTCTTGCTCGCGTCACTACGCTGAAAATTCCGAATCCCAGAGACACAAAAGGACAACAGTCGGCGACGTTGCTAACGCTTGATGGAAATTAAGTTTGTTCGATAACGTCGGTGGAAACCCGATGCTTTGCACTTGAGACAAACCAACCAAGTTACGAAAAGACGAGGCAGGCCACCTAGCCAAGACATTAATGGGCTGGGTTGAGGACGACGAACACGAGATTTGTTTCTGGTCTTGCAGGTGTCACTTGGTGAATTAAAGCTGGTAAAGGGGGGGATGAGCCAAGGAAACGAAAACAAgcacaagaaaagaaacaaaaggacAGAAACGCTATCCGGGGCTTTCTGTTTGCTCTCCCTTCTCTTTCAAAATTCCAAGGTGGGGAGGGAGGGATCGACTCGACCCTTTGGGTGTTACTGTGCCGAACCGAATGCTACCCCAATCCCCGCAATTGCCCTAGGGGATAAATTGCCTGCCGCCTTGGTGTGCGTGTACCTTGCGAGCTTGTCCACGCTCCCGGGTAAGCAAAGCTTGGCGGGCTGGTAGGTTGCCAGAAATAGTACCACAGGGAGCTATCGGGGCAGCCCTGGCATGCAATTGCGGCTGGATATGGGAACTCAATCCTGTTGGTTCAATTGGCGAGCTGGAACTATCACAGCCGTCGGATGTTTCGTGATAATGTATACTTTAACTATGTGTAGTCGTACAGTACTACTCAAATCTCAAGCTTGTGACTATCCTTTGTATGCTTGCCCTGTGCGACTAGCGAGATTATATGGTCCGTGTGTCAAGTCAGGATCAACTTGACTTTATTTAGCCTCTAATCCATGGAAACAGAGTTAGCGTTTATCTTTTTGGGAAGAAATCAGCAATCGGAAATCAGGTGATGCAGTAGTACCTGGCCAAATTGAGATGACAGAGGCGTATAATTGCAGGTGACCAGGCGACATGGAAACTTTCGTAATTGACAAGGATCAACTGACCAAGCATTCATTGAATTACATGGGAGATCAGGACTGTACGTTGGCAAGTTCTCGTCCACATGAAGATCACTTCAAGCTTTAATTAAGGTCAAaattttcttattttttttcttcttgctcgacttttcttttctagcACAAGCTCGCAAAAGCACACTATCAGCTTCTCCCCACCCTCCAACCCCCTTCAGTCAAACACAATCGCCGCCTTGATTGCACTCTTATTTTTGATGCTCTCCAGCGCCTCCCCAAACTGCTCCAGCTTGAACGTCTTGTTGACAATTCCCTTGGTCTTGACCTTGCCGTTGTCGAGGTAGTCGATGGTCTGGGGGAACATGAAGACCTCGCTGAACGAACCGATGATGCGGATCTCGTCGCCAAAGATTTTTGTCGGCTTCCACGACACCTTGTCCTGGTCGCCGTAGACGCCATACACCACCAGCGTGCCACCTCTGCGGCAGTAGTTGATGGAGTCCTCGAGGATCTTGACCGACCCGGTCGCCTCGATGACGATGTCGAACCCGTACGGGTTGTCCTTCTTGAGCTGCTCCAGCTGAGGCCCGCTGTCCTCACGCGACAGGTCCACGTACGTGTCGGCCGCGTCCAGGCTGCGCGCCAGGTCCATCTTGAGACCGGCCGGGGCCGCGATCGTCACCTGGCTGCACCCATTCTGGCGCAGCAGCTGGGCCAGCATGAGGCCCGTGGGTCCCGCGCCGAACATGAGCACGCTAGACCCCAGCCTGGGCTTGATCTTATCCAGGCCGTGGCATGCGCACGATGCCGGCTCGATCAGCGTCGCCTCGACGTCTGTCATGTTGTTGAACTTGAACACCTTGCCCTGCGGGTACGCGCAGTATTCGGCAAAACCACCGCTCAGTGTCGTGCCGTGGCCGGCCCACTATGAGATTTGTTaacttctctttttttcgtgATAAGACTTCAAGATTTCCAGAGTCGGGGTAAAGATTTCGGTGTGACGCACGTTCTCACAGAGCAAAGACTCGCCTCGTCGGCAGTAGAAGCAGTGACCGCAAAGCTCGGCATTGTCCGCAGCGACGCGGTCGCCAACCTTGAACTCCTTCACATCCTTCCCTACAGCAGCGACCACACCAACGGTCTCGTGTCCTGGGATAAGGGGAAACTTGGCAATGAACTCTCCCTCGTGAATGTGCTAAAGCAGTTGTCAGTATAAAACTCGAGTTTTGA
Proteins encoded in this region:
- a CDS encoding NADP-dependent mannitol dehydrogenase translates to MSDLPKTMKALQYSKPKEFAVVDVPLPELRDDDVLVKVKACGVCGTDLHIHEGEFIAKFPLIPGHETVGVVAAVGKDVKEFKVGDRVAADNAELCGHCFYCRRGESLLCENWAGHGTTLSGGFAEYCAYPQGKVFKFNNMTDVEATLIEPASCACHGLDKIKPRLGSSVLMFGAGPTGLMLAQLLRQNGCSQVTIAAPAGLKMDLARSLDAADTYVDLSREDSGPQLEQLKKDNPYGFDIVIEATGSVKILEDSINYCRRGGTLVVYGVYGDQDKVSWKPTKIFGDEIRIIGSFSEVFMFPQTIDYLDNGKVKTKGIVNKTFKLEQFGEALESIKNKSAIKAAIVFD